TTCCGCTCACCCTGAGGCTCGCGAAAGGGGCGAGCGGAAAGCCTTTTCAACGGCCGCTTAGAAGTGATGCGTCCAGCGCAGGTTGAAGCGCGTGCCCTCGGGCCGGTTCTCCACCTGCGTCTCGTAGTAGGCGTTGAAGAAGAAGTGGTCGTTCTGCGACAGGCTGTAGAGCAAGCCGGGGCCGAAGCCGAGCACCTGCTCGCGGGAGTCGGCGACACCGTTGCCGTCGACCTCGGCGTTGGTGAACTGCTTCAGATAGTAGCCGTTGATCCCGGCCCGCAACTGCTTGGGCAGGACCTCGTACTCCGAAGCGAAGTTGAGGTGAACCGCCTGCCCAGCCTGCGAATCCTTGGCTCCGGGAACGTTCGGATCATCGTTTTCCGCGTTCCACAAGTAGTGCAGACGCCACGACGCCGTCCACTGCGGCGTCGCGAACACCGTTGCCGCCCAGTAGGGGTTGAACGAGTAAAAATTCGAGCCCGCGTTCAGCGCCCGCTTCTCGTCGTAGCTGCCCGTCGGTACCAGGTTCTGCAGCTCGATGCGGTGCATGAACAGCGGTCCGTTGGAGCCCATGATCGGGTCCCACTGGATGTAGGGTCCGATGAGGATATCGCCCAGGCCGCTGGTGGTGCTCAGCACCGGGTGATCGGCCGGGTGCACGTCGAGCGAGACCAGTGGCACGATCAGGTCAATGCCCCACTTGGCGCCCGGTAGCAGATCCTGATTCGATTGGTAGATGACTTGATTGAGGCTGATCCAGGCATCGACGCTGCCCGGCAGTCCCACTTTGCGGCCCTGTTGGTCCCGGAAAGTGCCGGCGCTGTAATACTGCACGTACTCCTGGAAGTAGAACCCGGGTCCGGCGGGCGGACCGCCATCGAGGAAGCTGGTGAAGCCCAAGTTCACTGCCGGCAACGACTGCGCGGCGGCCAACGCCGGCAGCAACCCGAGCAGGCCCAGCCCGCTCC
Above is a window of Deltaproteobacteria bacterium DNA encoding:
- a CDS encoding transporter, with product MSVRWLRRVGSGLGLLGLLPALAAAQSLPAVNLGFTSFLDGGPPAGPGFYFQEYVQYYSAGTFRDQQGRKVGLPGSVDAWISLNQVIYQSNQDLLPGAKWGIDLIVPLVSLDVHPADHPVLSTTSGLGDILIGPYIQWDPIMGSNGPLFMHRIELQNLVPTGSYDEKRALNAGSNFYSFNPYWAATVFATPQWTASWRLHYLWNAENDDPNVPGAKDSQAGQAVHLNFASEYEVLPKQLRAGINGYYLKQFTNAEVDGNGVADSREQVLGFGPGLLYSLSQNDHFFFNAYYETQVENRPEGTRFNLRWTHHF